A part of Aegilops tauschii subsp. strangulata cultivar AL8/78 chromosome 2, Aet v6.0, whole genome shotgun sequence genomic DNA contains:
- the LOC109747192 gene encoding ubiquinol oxidase 4, chloroplastic/chromoplastic isoform X1, which translates to MAASAAPLRAALARSPAAASARAPTAFLPLPPRARRLNPAVLASGRGRRIRAEATARTRQEKEQQEAEVSAVEDSFAVREAAAAPPPEEEGGFDEELTLAGEDGDWVVRFEQSFNVFLTDTVIFILDILYRDRDYARFFVLETIARVPYFAFISVLHLYETFGWSRRADNIKVHFAESMNEFHHLLIMEALGGNSVWLDRFLARFSAFFYYFVTVGMYMLSPRMAYHFSECVERHAYSTYDKFLKLNGEELKKLPAPEVAVNYYMNEDLYMFDEFQTSRAPNSRRPKVDNLYDVFVNVRDDEAEHCKTMKACQTHETLRSPHAVQSSIEADAE; encoded by the exons ATGGCCGCCTCCGCGGCGCCGCTCCGGGCCGCGCtcgcccgcagccccgccgccgcctccgcgcgcGCCCCGACCGCCTTCCTCCCGCTCCCTCCTCGTGCCCGCCGCCTCAATCCGGCCGTCCTCGCCTCCGG GAGGGGGAGGCGGATCCGCGCGGAGGCGACGGCGAGGACGCGGCAGGAGAAGGAGCAGCAGGAAGCCGAGGTGTCCGCCGTCGAGGACTCCTTCGCCGTCAGGGAGGCGGCCGCCGCTCCTCCTCCGGAGGAGGAAGGGGGATTCGACGAAGAGCTGACCCTCGCAGGCGAGGACGGCGACTGGGTCGTCAGGTTCGAGCAGTCCTTCAACGTATTCCTCACG GATACTGTCATCTTTATACTGGATATTCTGTACCGCGACCGCGACTACGCCAGGTTCTTCGTGCTCGAGACCATCGCCAGGGTGCCGTATTTCG CGTTTATATCGGTGCTTCACTTGTATGAGACCTTTGGGTGGTCGAGAAGAGCTGACAACATCAAAGTGCACTTTGCTGAAAGCATGAATGAGTTCCATCACCTCTTAATCATGGAA GCATTGGGTGGCAACTCTGTATGGCTTGATCGCTTTCTTGCGCGGTTTAGTGCCTTTTTTTACTACTTTGTCACTGTTGGCATGTACATGCTGAGCCCAAGAATGGCAT ACCACTTTTCTGAATGTGTTGAGAGGCATGCATACTCAACTTATGACAAGTTCCTGAAGCTCAATGGAG AGGAGTTGAAAAAACTACCAGCTCCAGAGGTGGCTGTAAACTATTACATGAATGAGGATCTCTACATGTTTG ATGAGTTTCAAACGTCAAGAGCTCCAAATTCTAGGAGGCCTAAAGTTG ATAACTTGTATGATGTATTCGTGAATGTACGGGACGATGAGGCGGAGCATTGCAAGACAATGAAGGCCTGTCAAACGCATGAAACCCTCCGTTCTCCTCATGCCGTGCAGAGCTCAATAGAAGCTGATGCAGAATGA
- the LOC109747193 gene encoding uncharacterized protein: MAARRLAGAGRAVLSLPSVRRRATNSWAAVRDTFFSTKEVFESHRVVFTVGTSIASVLTAWAGYSLRHMQQTKIDKRLHSIEESLRNTHKVEHDEIKKIVTSYNISTSACIATALTTTVVGYALGWRGGAWYTRRIVRREQQKLMGQIKSQNRWHWRPFSKLRTRFRSNRHASKSSDAPPLPGKDAEASINKGQGAEALSNKAASANVGSGSQPAAAAAGCR; the protein is encoded by the exons ATGGCGGCTCGGCGGCTGGCCGGCGCGGGCCGCGCGGTGCTGTCGCTACCCAGCGTGCGGCGGCGGGCGACCAACTCCTGGGCCGCCGTCCGCGACACCTTCTTCTCCACCAAG GAAGTGTTCGAGAGCCACCGCGTCGTCTTCACCGTCGGCACCTCCATCGCCTCCGTCCTCACGGCGTGGGCCG GTTATTCTCTTCGTCATATGCAGCAAACAAAGATCGACAAGAGGCTCCATTCCATTGAGGAATCT TTGAGGAACACCCACAAAGTTGAACATGATGAGATCAAAAAGATTGTTACCTCCTATAATATTAGCACTTCAGCTTGTATAGCCACTGCATTGACAACTACGGTTGTTGG GTACGCCTTGGGGTGGCGCGGCGGAGCCTGGTACACCCGGAGGATCGTCCGGAGGGAGCAGCAGAAGCTGATGGGCCAGATAAAGTCGCAGAACCGGTGGCACTGGCGCCCCTTCAGCAAGCTGAGAACCCGTTTCAGGAGCAACCGGCACGCCTCCAAGAGCTCGGACGCCCCGCCACTTCCCGGCAAGGACGCCGAGGCCTCAATCAACAAGGGCCAGGGGGCAGAGGCCCTTTCGAACAAGGCGGCCTCTGCGAACGTTGGCAGCGGCTCTCAGCCCGCAGCAGCGGCGGCAGGCTGCAGATGA
- the LOC109747190 gene encoding exocyst complex component EXO70E2-like, with amino-acid sequence MVGRLAAVPEESMDCSTAAYPPRGVYCDRIRKVAVSGVQIRSTICSHSQSGHSGSRSSCSTASNSYPSNNSGCSSGSASDVHSTSHLRPRRISSTTMEEMSTVMDDGDDRLWAIEIKHGGGGIHKNTRLGMNFIMSMFKAANLTQNSEMCPESLGGLLDSMICYLKIFLFRKSQLCTDIGLRYLFQLNYSYFISQECAPSFSLDATMLGSPAPQSLLAPELTGECNQYMARYLDASWGHVLSCIPRSHFTRPIHRWINISSLTKFDSAFHRTYQAQKFWKVPDPLLRDMLRRVITDRVVSSYRHYLKEHPELEKHIGRESSNPKVLEDMLGELFEG; translated from the exons ATGGTGGGGCGGCTTGCTGCCGTGCCAGAGGAGAGCATGGACTGCTCCACGGCCGCCTACCCGCCGCGCGGCGTCTACTGCGACCGGATCCGGAAGGTCGCCGTGTCCGGAGTGCAGATAAGATCCACTATCTGCTCCCACTCCCAGTCCGGTCATAGCGGATCCAGGTCCAGCTGCTCCACTGCTTCGAATTCTTACCCGTCCAACAACTCCGGCTGCTCCTCAGGTTCGGCGTCCGACGTT CATTCCACGTCGCACCTCCGGCCCCGGCGCATATCCAGCACCACGATGGAAGAGATGAGTACAGTTATGGACGACGGTGATGACCGCTTGTGGGCTATCGAAATTAAGCATGGAGGAGGCGGGATCCACAAGAACACCCGTTTGGGGATGAACTTCATCATGTCCATGTTTAAAGCAGCAAATTTGACTCAGAACTCCGAGATGTGCCCTGAAAGCCTTGGTGGCCTGCTAGATAGCATGATCTGTTATCTAAAGATTTTTCTCTTCAGAAAATCGCAGTTGTGCACAGATATAGGCCTAAGGTACCTGTTCCAGCTCAACTATTCCTATTTCATAAGCCAGGAGTGTGCGCCATCTTTTTCTTTGGACGCTACGATGTTGGGGTCGCCTGCACCTCAATCCCTGCTTGCACCTGAACTTACAGGTGAATGTAATCAGTACATGGCTAGATATCTCGATGCTTCTTGGGGACATGTGTTGTCCTGCATACCGAGATCACATTTTACTAGACCGATTCATCGTTGGATCAACATCTCTTCGCTTACTAAATTCGATTCAGCATTTCATCGAACTTACCAGGCTCAGAAGTTTTGGAAAGTACCGGACCCTCTGCTCAGAGATATGCTGCGGAGAGTTATCACCGACAGAGTAGTTTCAAGTTACCGGCACTACCTCAAGGAGCATCCGGAGCTAGAGAAACATATTGGCCGCGAAAGCAGCAATCCCAAGGTTTTGGAGGACATGCTTGGAGAGCTATTTGAAGGGTGA
- the LOC109747192 gene encoding ubiquinol oxidase 4, chloroplastic/chromoplastic isoform X2: MAASAAPLRAALARSPAAASARAPTAFLPLPPRARRLNPAVLASGRGRRIRAEATARTRQEKEQQEAEVSAVEDSFAVREAAAAPPPEEEGGFDEELTLAGEDGDWVVRFEQSFNVFLTDTVIFILDILYRDRDYARFFVLETIARVPYFAFISVLHLYETFGWSRRADNIKVHFAESMNEFHHLLIMEALGGNSVWLDRFLARFSAFFYYFVTVGMYMLSPRMAYHFSECVERHAYSTYDKFLKLNGEELKKLPAPEVAVNYYMNEDLYMFDEFQTSRVLNSRRPKVGIFLSPPPSFKELLIFSECLGLTSCL, translated from the exons ATGGCCGCCTCCGCGGCGCCGCTCCGGGCCGCGCtcgcccgcagccccgccgccgcctccgcgcgcGCCCCGACCGCCTTCCTCCCGCTCCCTCCTCGTGCCCGCCGCCTCAATCCGGCCGTCCTCGCCTCCGG GAGGGGGAGGCGGATCCGCGCGGAGGCGACGGCGAGGACGCGGCAGGAGAAGGAGCAGCAGGAAGCCGAGGTGTCCGCCGTCGAGGACTCCTTCGCCGTCAGGGAGGCGGCCGCCGCTCCTCCTCCGGAGGAGGAAGGGGGATTCGACGAAGAGCTGACCCTCGCAGGCGAGGACGGCGACTGGGTCGTCAGGTTCGAGCAGTCCTTCAACGTATTCCTCACG GATACTGTCATCTTTATACTGGATATTCTGTACCGCGACCGCGACTACGCCAGGTTCTTCGTGCTCGAGACCATCGCCAGGGTGCCGTATTTCG CGTTTATATCGGTGCTTCACTTGTATGAGACCTTTGGGTGGTCGAGAAGAGCTGACAACATCAAAGTGCACTTTGCTGAAAGCATGAATGAGTTCCATCACCTCTTAATCATGGAA GCATTGGGTGGCAACTCTGTATGGCTTGATCGCTTTCTTGCGCGGTTTAGTGCCTTTTTTTACTACTTTGTCACTGTTGGCATGTACATGCTGAGCCCAAGAATGGCAT ACCACTTTTCTGAATGTGTTGAGAGGCATGCATACTCAACTTATGACAAGTTCCTGAAGCTCAATGGAG AGGAGTTGAAAAAACTACCAGCTCCAGAGGTGGCTGTAAACTATTACATGAATGAGGATCTCTACATGTTTG ATGAGTTTCAAACATCAAGAGTCCTAAATTCTAGGAGGCCTAAAGTTGGTATATTTCTTTCTCCCCCTCCCAGCTTTAAAGAGTTGTTAATTTTTTCAGAGTGTCTGGGCTTAACAAGTTGCCTGTAG
- the LOC109747191 gene encoding exocyst complex component EXO70A3, with protein sequence MAERLGSVPEESTTGFTAPFRPPNTYRDRIWSVPVLGAPTLWTISPLSQSGHSGSSYSSSGASNSWQSNNSASSGGTARALADKDELRKIAHQMVIDGYAKRMVEEFVAAAPEKFGGSPDHPLKNWFSELDVDWVLQIDDEQGLRRLLRDKPATTQDLVQKWIRALTVIVASITELVFAFHWNWMPSVALFGKASITEMLGVVDVIVTVLEGERLQAVLDMFTCVCGASHMFTAVMVSREGQGIFNEIGGLLERLRNRLVASTLEEVRTLVEEDDSWAIEIPRGGGEVHKNTRFTMDCMLSMINAQTSTRHFAPSHNSENHIGGLIDGTIDYLNGLLFTKSESCSDQSLRYLFLLNNSYFVAHVVYESSGSFIPDVPWDLTLKLTPECKKYMDSYLNVSWGPVLSCIPKLRSPGLIHRLINTPSLAKFESAFHKTYQAQKFWKVPDPKLRDVLRRAITERVISGYRDYLEEHPELEKHVGRESSSPDGLEEMLGELFEG encoded by the coding sequence ATGGCGGAGCGGCTTGGTTCCGTGCCGGAGGAGAGCACCACCGGCTTCACGGCTCCCTTCCGGCCGCCCAACACCTACCGCGACCGGATCTGGTCAGTCCCCGTACTCGGAGCGCCCACACTATGGACTATCTCCCCCCTTTCCCAGTCCGGCCATAGCGGATCCAGCTACTCAAGCTCGGGTGCCTCTAATTCCTGGCAGTCCAATAACTCCGCCAGCTCCGGCGGAACCGCTCGGGCCTTAGCGGACAAAGACGAGCTCAGGAAGATCGCTCACCAGATGGTCATAGACGGGTACGCCAAGCGCATGGTTGAAGAATTCGTCGCCGCAGCTCCTGAAAAATTCGGTGGTAGCCCGGACCATCCCCTGAAAAATTGGTTCTCGGAGCTCGACGTCGACTGGGTTCTCCAAATCGACGACGAGCAAGGCTTACGGCGGCTGCTTCGAGACAAGCCAGCGACGACGCAAGACTTGGTCCAAAAGTGGATCCGGGCTCTTACCGTAATCGTCGCCAGTATCACCGAGTTGGTATTCGCCTTCCACTGGAACTGGATGCCGTCGGTCGCACTGTTTGGCAAAGCGAGCATCACCGAGATGCTCGGCGTCGTGGATGTCATCGTCACCGTCCTCGAAGGGGAGAGGCTACAGGCCGTCCTTGACATGTTTACCTGTGTCTGTGGTGCGTCGCACATGTTTACGGCGGTCATGGTCTCTCGAGAAGGCCAGGGCATTTTCAACGAGATAGGCGGCCTGTTAGAGAGACTACGAAACAGACTCGTAGCAAGCACGTTGGAGGAGGTGAGGACACTCGTGGAGGAAGATGACTCATGGGCTATAGAGATCCCACGAGGAGGAGGCGAGGTTCACAAGAACACTCGCTTCACCATGGATTGCATGCTATCCATGATAAATGCACAGACTTCAACGCGACATTTTGCACCGAGCCACAACTCTGAAAACCACATTGGTGGCCTGATCGATGGCACAATCGATTATCTCAACGGTTTGCTCTTCACAAAATCAGAGTCATGCTCGGATCAAAGCCTCCGGTATCTGTTTCTGCTCAACAATTCCTATTTCGTAGCTCATGTGGTGTACGAGTCATCAGGATCGTTCATTCCTGATGTTCCCTGGGACCTCACACTTAAGCTTACGCCTGAATGTAAGAAGTACATGGATAGTTACCTCAATGTTTCCTGGGGACCTGTGCTCTCCTGCATACCAAAATTGAGATCTCCTGGGTTGATCCATCGTTTGATCAACACCCCTTCACTGGCCAAATTCGAGTCGGCATTTCACAAAACCTACCAGGCTCAGAAGTTCTGGAAGGTTCCGGACCCTAAGCTCAGAGATGTACTGCGGAGGGCTATCACTGAAAGAGTCATTTCAGGTTACCGCGACTACCTGGAGGAGCATCCGGAGCTAGAGAAACACGTTGGCCGCGAAAGCAGCAGTCCGGACGGTTTAGAGGAGATGTTGGGAGAACTATTTGAAGGATGA